In Geotalea uraniireducens, the genomic window TCAGTGCTCCGGCGCCGATCCCGCCAACAATGACGGCATCTACCTTGTTGCCAGCCAGTGCTTTTATCGGGTTGCACGAACCGTCAACGTGCAGTTGGTCGCGATTGATGATGCTGGCAACTTCATTAGTTTCGGTGTCGACAAGGACAAACTTTTGTGCGGAGCCAAAATGCTTAAAAACGGCGCTTTCGAGTCCTCGGTCTTCTGTAACGGGAAAACAGAGCTTCATTTGCCCTCCTGTTGTTTTTGTGCATATGCACAATTTAAATCGTAGAGAAGGATCCTGTCAAGCCATTTTCTCGCCCAAGTGTAAGCCGCCGGTCAAAGAACCTATATTATGCTTGGCATTGATTACGGAATCGAAAGCGGTTGGCTCAATCTTTCCGCTTGACAGCCAAGATGCGGTCGTGGTACAAGGCTATTCTCTATTCCCCAATAGCTCAGTCGGTAGAGCAGGTGGCTGTTAACCACCTTGTCCCTGGTTCGAGTCCGGGTTGGGGAGCCAAATGACCGAAGGCCGTTATCCAAAAGGATGACGGCCTTTTTCATTGTTCCTCCTGGCGTTTCCCATGCGAACAACGGAAGGGAAGGACCAGGAGGAGCTCTGGTCGATAGTGCGGCTGCGGGCATTGCCTTCCGACAAACCTCCGGAGAAATAACTTGACAAGTGGCTGTCGACTGCATAGATTGAATGAATATTCATTCCGCAAAAGGAAGGGACGATGGACAAATCAGGAAAACGGGGCGAAATAGTGCGAGCGGCGCTGGAGTTAATTGCCGAGCACGGCTTTCACGGCGCCCCTATGGCGATGATTGCCGATCGGGCCGGGGTTGGTGCCGGTACGATCTACCGCTATTTCGAGAACAAGGAAGTGATGATTACGGAACTCTACTGTGAGCTGGAAGAGCGCATCTATCCGGCCCTCCATGCGGGATATCCGGCTGAAAAACCGATCCGTGAACGCTTTATGCACCTAGGGACGTCGCTGCTCCGCTATTTCATTGGTAGCCCGCTCGATTTCCGTTTTCTCGAACAGTTTCACAACTCTCCTTACGGGGTGGAGTATCGTCGGGACAAGGTCCTTGGCAATCGGGAGGGGTGCGATGTCTTCCGTGACCTCTTCGAGGAGGGGGTCGCCCAGCAGGTTATCAAAGAGCTGCCGCTGGTGCTGCTGTTCGATCTGGCCTTCGGTCCGCTGCTGGCCATGGCTCGAGATCATATCCTCGGCTTCATCCAACTGAAAGACTCCTTGGTTGTGCGATGCATCAAGGCATGTTGGGATGGTATCAAGCGTTAGCTTGCGAGTGAGGGCGCTGTGGTTGTGCAGTACCAGAATGAACATTCATTCTGGTAGGTGGCCCTGATCAATCCACTGGTCAGGAGTGAGCCGATGACAGTTTTTGTTTTCCTTACCATGGTGGCTTGGGCGGTAACGGCCATTATAGCGTTTATGACAAGAAAACGGTAGCTGGGTAGCAGACACCGGCTGCTGCCGATTCGCCATGAGTCCAGGCGACAGGTTTGGTGATTTTCAGAAATTTATCGAGGTGGGTATGCAAACCAAGTATGGAATCAAACTAATTGCTGCAATGAGTGTGTTGGTTGGAGGGTTGGCCTTGGCCGGCTGCGGAAAGCAGACTACTGCCGGTGGTTCGGCGCCGAGCGGCCCGCCCGAAGTGGGCGTTGTGGCCATTTCTCCCGAGCGCGTGGCGTTGACGACGGAATTGCCGGGCCGCACGTCCCCACATATAATCGCCGAGGTTCGTCCCCAGGTGGGAGGGATCATTCAAAAGCGTCTCTTTGTCGAAGGCTCGGACGTCAAGGCCGGCCAAGTATTGTACCAGATCGATCCTGCGACCTATAAGGCCGCCTATGCCAGCGCGAAGGCGGCTTTGGCGCGGGCCGAGGCAAATCTGATTCCGGCTCGGCTCAAGGAGGGACGGTTCCACGACTTGGTCAAGATCAAGGCGGTGAGCCAGCAGGACTACGATGATGCAAATGCGGCGCTCAAACAGGCTGAAGCCGATGTTGCCTCGGCCAAAGCGGCCGTAGAGACTGCGCGGATAAACCTGGATTATACCAAGGTAACCGCTCCTATTTCGGGACGGATCGGCCGTTCGGCCGTGACCGACGGCGCGCTGGTAACCGCCAGTCAGCCGACGGCCCTGGCAACCATCCAGCAGCTTGCACCGATCTACGTGGATGTGACGCAATCGACCGCCGACCTGTTGAAACTGAAGCAGAACCTGGCGAGTGGCATCCTGAAAAAAAGTGCAGCAGGGCAAGCCAAGGTCAAACTTATACTGGAAGACGGCACTCCGTATCCGTTGGCAGGAGTACTAAAGTTTTCGGACGTAACCGTTGATCAAAGCACTGGCTCCGTTACCTTGCGGGCGGTGTTTCCTAATCCCAAAGACACCCTGCTTCCCGGTATGTTCGTTCAGGCAGTTGTGGAAGAAGGCGTAAATGAACAAGCGATTCTCGTCCCGCAACGCGGCGTGACCCGCGACCCGCAGGGAGGGGCTCTGGTCATGGTCGTTGGGGCTGGGGACAAGGTCGAACCGCGGCCGATCAAGGTTGTCCGGACCGTTGGCGACAAATGGCTGGTGAGTGACGGATTGAAAACCGGAGACCGGGTCATTCTAGAGGGATTGCAGAAGGCAAGACCGGGAACGCAGGTCAAGGCGGTCCCATTCAGCGGCGAGCCGACGGCAACGTCATCCGCTGCACCAAAAACTGTTGCTGCAAAAAAATAAAGGAGTCGTGCAATGCCCCGCTTTTTCATAAATCGCCCGATCTTTGCCTGGGTCATCGCCATCATGGTCATGTTGGCGGGCTTGCTAGCGATCAAGACCCTGCCGGTCTCCCAGTATCCGGCCATCGCCCCGCCGGAGATTGCCATCAATGCGACTTATCCCGGCGCTTCGGCCCAGACGGTGCAGGATACGGTCACTCAGGTGATCGAGCAGAAGCTGAACGGGATCGACAACCTGATCTACATGTCCTCCACCAGCGATTCGTCGGGAGCGGTATCCATTACCCTGACCTTCAAGGCGGGGACCGATCCGAACATCGCCCAGGTACAGGTGCAGAACAAGTTGCAGCTTGCCACTCCGCTCCTGCCGCAGATCGTACAGCGGCAAGGGATTTCTGTCGTTAAGTCGACCAGGAACTTCCTGCTGATCGTTGGTCTGGTTTCGGAAGACGGGTCCATGGACCGCAACGCCCTGACCGACTACATGGTCTCCAACATCCAGGACAACATCAGCCGGCTTGATGGGGTCGGGGAGATCCTTCTCTTCGGAACTCAAAACGCCATGCGGATCTGGCTTGATCCGGCGAAGCTGGATAATTTTCATCTGACCACCAACGACGTGATTGCCGCGGTGCAGGCACAGAACGTCCAAGTTTCGGCAGGGCAGTTCGGCGGCGCGCCGGCAACGAAGGGACAGCAGCTCAACGCCACCATCAATGCCCGGACGCTTCTCCAGACCCCGGATCAGTTCGGGGCCATCATCCTCCGTACCAACCCCGACGGCTCTACGGTCAAGCTGAAGGATGTGGCCGAGTGTAAAATTGGCACTGAAAACTATGAAATCCAGTCGTTTTACAACGGCAAGCCACTGGGAGGGATGGCGATCCGCCTTGCCTCCGGGGCCAATGCGCTGGAAACCGGTAACCGGGTCAAGGCGAAGATGGCGGAGCTGTCGAAGTATTTCCCTGCCGGCATGAAGGTGGTCTATCCCTATGACACCACCCCATTCGTCAAGATCTCCATCGAGGAAGTGGTCCGGACCCTGGCCGAGGCGGTCTGCCTGGTCTTCATCATCATGTTCCTCTTCCTGCAGAACATCAGGGCAACCCTGATCCCGACCATCGCGGTGCCGGTGGTCCTCCTGGGGACCATGGGGGTGCTGGCGGCTGCCGGCTTCTCCATCAACACCCTGACCATGTTTGCCTTGGTCATTGTCATCGGCCTCCTGGTTGACGACGCGATCGTCGTCGTCGAGAACGTGGAGCGGATCATGGCCGAGGAAGGGCTTTCCCCCCATGACGCGACCATCAAGTCGATGCAGCAGATCACCAGTGCGCTCTGGGGGATTGCCACCGTCCTGACGGCGGTCTTTCTGCCGATGGCCTTCTTCCCCGGCTCCACCGGGGTTATCTACCGCCAGTTCTCGATCACGATCATTTCCGCCATGATCCTCTCGGTATTAGTGGCTATGATCCTGACGCCGGCACTCTGTTCCACCATCCTCAAACCGGTGGAGCAGGGGCATGAGGCGTGCGAGAGCGGCTGGTTCTGCCCGTTTTTCCGCCGCTTCAACAAGGTATTCGAGTTCTGTCGGGGAAAATACGAAGGGATCGTCGGCCGTTCCTTCGGCAAACCGATCCGCTATCTGCTGGTCTACGGCGTCATCGTCGCCGCAATGGGCTGGTTCTTTCTCCATCTCCCGACCTCGTTCCTTCCCGACGAGGACCAGGGATTCATCATCTGCCAGGTCCAGTTGCCGGCCGGTGCCACCGAGGAGCGGACCATCCAGGTGATTCGCCAGCTGGAACGACATTTCCTTGAGGACGAGAAGAAGACGGTGGAAGGGGTTATCACCGTGACTGGATTCAGTTTCGCCGGTCGGGGTCAGAACATGGGGCTCGCCTTCGTGAAACTGAAGGACTGGAAATTGCGCCACTCGCCGGATTTGAAGGCCGCGGCGGTGGCCGGCCGGGCGATGAAGGCTTTTTCGAAATTCCGGGACGGCCTTGCCTTCGCGTTCTCGCCGCCGGCGGTGCTGGAGCTGGGGGTGGCCAACGGTTTCGACTTGCAGCTTCAGGATCGGGGCGGTTTGGGGCACGCAAAGCTGATGGAGGCACGCAACCAACTCCTCGGGATGGCGATGACAAACCCCAAACTGGTGGCGGTCCGTCCGAACGGTCAGGACGACTCTCCGCAGTTCAAGCTCGACATCGACGATGTTCGGGCCGGCGCACTGGGGGTATCGCTTGACGATGTCAACAGCGTTCTCTCCACTGCTTGGGGGAGTACCTATGTAAACGATTTCATTCAGAACGGCCGGGTCAAGAAGGTCTATCTGCAGGCCGAGGCCCAATCCCGGATGCTGCCGGAAGATATCAACACATGGTACGTTCGCAACGATAAGGGCGAGATGGTTCCCTTCTCCGCCTTCGCCACTGCCCATTGGCAGTACGGCTCGCCGCGCCTGGAGCGCTACAACGGTATCCCGTCGGTGGAGATTCTCGGCCAGGCCGCTCCGGGGGTGAGTACCGGTGAGGCAATGTCGGAGGTGGAAAAAATGGTGGGGCAACTGCCAACAGGGATAGGTTACGAATGGACCGGCCTCTCCTATGAGGAAAAGAATGCCGGTGCGCAGGCCCCGGCGCTCTATGCCATCTCGCTGCTGGTAGTGTTTCTCTCGGTGGCTGCGTTGTACGAAAGCTGGACCATCCCCTTCGTCAACCTGCTGATGCTGCCGCTGGGTCTGGTCGGAGCAGTGACGGCGGTAAAGCTCAGGATGTTCCCGAACGACGTCTATCTCCAGATCGGCCTACTCACCACCGTTGGCCTTTCGACCAAGAATGCCATCCTGATCATCCAGTTCATCAAGGATCAGATGCATCACGGCCTTGGGTTGATTGATGCGACTCTGGCAGCGGTGAAGATCAGGCTCCGCCCGGTCATCATGACTTCGCTGGCGTTTTTCTTCGGTACGCTGCCGCTGGCGCTGACCAAGGGGGCCGGGGCCGCGGCTCAGAACGCCATCGGTACCGCCGTTACCGGTGGCCTTCTCTCGGCTACCTTTATCGACCTGATCTTTATTCCGTTCTTCTTCGTTCTGGTGTCACGGGTCTTTGCCCGGAAGAAGTCGACCGTCCCGGCTCCTGCTGCCAACTCCCAGGAGGTGCATTGATGAATAGGATGACAACGGCCTTGTCGCTGCCGCTGGGGGTTTTCCTCTGCCTGGCCGGCTGCACGACCATGGCGCCGAACTATAACCGGCCTGCCGCTCCCGTTCCGGCCGCTTGGCCAAGCGGACCTTCCTACCAGCAACAATCCGGCCAGCAGGCTGGCAAAGCGGTGGCCGATATTCCCTGGCAGGAGTTTTTTGCCGATCAGAAGCTGCACAAGCTGATTGCCCTAGCCCTGGATAATAACCGTGATCTGCGGGTTGCCGTCCTGAATATCGAACGGGCCCGGGCACAGTACCAGATTCAGCGGGCCGATCTCTTCCCGCAGCTTGATGCTACCGCCGACGGTAATTTCCAGCGTCTCCCCGAAGATTTTTCGGGAACCGGCCAGGCACGGACCCTTCATCAGTACAGTGTCGGCCTGGGGGTAAGCTCATACGAACTGGATCTTTTTGGCCGGGTGAGGAGCCTTAAGGAGCAGGCGCTGGAGCAGTACCTTGCTACCGATGAGGCGCGGCGGAGCGTGCAGGTCAGCCTGGTTTCCCAGGTCGCTACCAGCTGGCTGGCCCTGGCCGCCGACCGCGAACGGCTACAATTGGCAAAGGAGACGCTGGCAAGCCAGCAGGCGTCCTTCCAGCTCATCAAGAGCCGCTTCGACGTTGGCGTTTCTTCGGCGCTCGATCTGCATCAGGCCCAGACCAGCGTCGACACGGCGCGGGTCGACATTGCCCGGTATACCACCCTGGTGGCCCAGGACGAAAATGCCCTGAACCTGGTGGTCGGCTCGCCGGTGGGAACCGACCTCTATCCGGTATCTCTCTCCGAAACGCTCACC contains:
- a CDS encoding NifB/NifX family molybdenum-iron cluster-binding protein; the encoded protein is MKLCFPVTEDRGLESAVFKHFGSAQKFVLVDTETNEVASIINRDQLHVDGSCNPIKALAGNKVDAVIVGGIGAGALIMLNRSRIKVYSAQGTTVQENVSKFRDGSFRELIPGSCKHHDQGCAH
- a CDS encoding TetR/AcrR family transcriptional regulator: MDKSGKRGEIVRAALELIAEHGFHGAPMAMIADRAGVGAGTIYRYFENKEVMITELYCELEERIYPALHAGYPAEKPIRERFMHLGTSLLRYFIGSPLDFRFLEQFHNSPYGVEYRRDKVLGNREGCDVFRDLFEEGVAQQVIKELPLVLLFDLAFGPLLAMARDHILGFIQLKDSLVVRCIKACWDGIKR
- a CDS encoding efflux RND transporter periplasmic adaptor subunit; the encoded protein is MQTKYGIKLIAAMSVLVGGLALAGCGKQTTAGGSAPSGPPEVGVVAISPERVALTTELPGRTSPHIIAEVRPQVGGIIQKRLFVEGSDVKAGQVLYQIDPATYKAAYASAKAALARAEANLIPARLKEGRFHDLVKIKAVSQQDYDDANAALKQAEADVASAKAAVETARINLDYTKVTAPISGRIGRSAVTDGALVTASQPTALATIQQLAPIYVDVTQSTADLLKLKQNLASGILKKSAAGQAKVKLILEDGTPYPLAGVLKFSDVTVDQSTGSVTLRAVFPNPKDTLLPGMFVQAVVEEGVNEQAILVPQRGVTRDPQGGALVMVVGAGDKVEPRPIKVVRTVGDKWLVSDGLKTGDRVILEGLQKARPGTQVKAVPFSGEPTATSSAAPKTVAAKK
- a CDS encoding efflux RND transporter permease subunit, coding for MPRFFINRPIFAWVIAIMVMLAGLLAIKTLPVSQYPAIAPPEIAINATYPGASAQTVQDTVTQVIEQKLNGIDNLIYMSSTSDSSGAVSITLTFKAGTDPNIAQVQVQNKLQLATPLLPQIVQRQGISVVKSTRNFLLIVGLVSEDGSMDRNALTDYMVSNIQDNISRLDGVGEILLFGTQNAMRIWLDPAKLDNFHLTTNDVIAAVQAQNVQVSAGQFGGAPATKGQQLNATINARTLLQTPDQFGAIILRTNPDGSTVKLKDVAECKIGTENYEIQSFYNGKPLGGMAIRLASGANALETGNRVKAKMAELSKYFPAGMKVVYPYDTTPFVKISIEEVVRTLAEAVCLVFIIMFLFLQNIRATLIPTIAVPVVLLGTMGVLAAAGFSINTLTMFALVIVIGLLVDDAIVVVENVERIMAEEGLSPHDATIKSMQQITSALWGIATVLTAVFLPMAFFPGSTGVIYRQFSITIISAMILSVLVAMILTPALCSTILKPVEQGHEACESGWFCPFFRRFNKVFEFCRGKYEGIVGRSFGKPIRYLLVYGVIVAAMGWFFLHLPTSFLPDEDQGFIICQVQLPAGATEERTIQVIRQLERHFLEDEKKTVEGVITVTGFSFAGRGQNMGLAFVKLKDWKLRHSPDLKAAAVAGRAMKAFSKFRDGLAFAFSPPAVLELGVANGFDLQLQDRGGLGHAKLMEARNQLLGMAMTNPKLVAVRPNGQDDSPQFKLDIDDVRAGALGVSLDDVNSVLSTAWGSTYVNDFIQNGRVKKVYLQAEAQSRMLPEDINTWYVRNDKGEMVPFSAFATAHWQYGSPRLERYNGIPSVEILGQAAPGVSTGEAMSEVEKMVGQLPTGIGYEWTGLSYEEKNAGAQAPALYAISLLVVFLSVAALYESWTIPFVNLLMLPLGLVGAVTAVKLRMFPNDVYLQIGLLTTVGLSTKNAILIIQFIKDQMHHGLGLIDATLAAVKIRLRPVIMTSLAFFFGTLPLALTKGAGAAAQNAIGTAVTGGLLSATFIDLIFIPFFFVLVSRVFARKKSTVPAPAANSQEVH
- the adeC gene encoding AdeC/AdeK/OprM family multidrug efflux complex outer membrane factor → MNRMTTALSLPLGVFLCLAGCTTMAPNYNRPAAPVPAAWPSGPSYQQQSGQQAGKAVADIPWQEFFADQKLHKLIALALDNNRDLRVAVLNIERARAQYQIQRADLFPQLDATADGNFQRLPEDFSGTGQARTLHQYSVGLGVSSYELDLFGRVRSLKEQALEQYLATDEARRSVQVSLVSQVATSWLALAADRERLQLAKETLASQQASFQLIKSRFDVGVSSALDLHQAQTSVDTARVDIARYTTLVAQDENALNLVVGSPVGTDLYPVSLSETLTALKDLTPGLPSDVLLNRPDILQAESLLKGANANIGAARAAFFPRITLVSSVGFGSNDLTGLFQGDSFAWNFAPHISLPIFDAGRNRANLQVAEVDRNIAVAQYEKAIQTAFREVADALAQRGTIDDQVAAQQSLTDATAESYRLSQARYDKGVDSYLNVLDSQRSLYSAQQNLITARLSRLANLVTLYKVLGGGSK